In Virgibacillus sp. NKC19-16, a single genomic region encodes these proteins:
- the rbsK gene encoding ribokinase has protein sequence MTKESTVSVVGSINMDLTIATSKMPQKGETILGGPFATYPGGKGANQAVAAARVGANVNMIGAVGDDEFGTTLLDHLKNEGINAEGITMTDEAATGIANIILSENDNRIIAALGANNLVLPGLVDKHRELIKHSDVVLMQLEIPMETVVHTLKIAGEYGVPVVMNPAPYQSLPDELLTESAFFTPNEIEVEAMKKDPLFDSIREKLIVTKGDEGVAFYDKGAFDRFVPGFSVAVKDTTGAGDTFNGALAASLGSGRPIEEAVHFANAAAALSVTKVGAQGGMPTKREVEAFIKK, from the coding sequence ATGACAAAAGAATCAACCGTTAGTGTTGTTGGAAGTATTAATATGGATTTAACGATTGCTACGAGTAAAATGCCACAAAAGGGTGAAACCATTCTCGGCGGCCCTTTTGCTACATATCCTGGAGGAAAAGGTGCCAATCAAGCTGTGGCAGCAGCAAGGGTTGGAGCGAATGTCAACATGATTGGTGCCGTTGGTGATGATGAATTTGGTACGACCTTGCTGGATCACCTTAAAAATGAAGGAATTAACGCCGAAGGAATCACAATGACGGACGAGGCAGCAACCGGGATCGCAAATATTATTTTGTCCGAAAATGATAATCGAATCATTGCTGCATTGGGCGCAAATAACCTTGTATTGCCAGGATTAGTGGACAAGCACCGGGAACTAATTAAACATAGTGATGTGGTATTGATGCAATTAGAGATACCAATGGAGACTGTCGTACATACGTTAAAAATCGCTGGGGAATATGGTGTCCCAGTCGTCATGAATCCAGCGCCATATCAGTCATTGCCGGATGAATTGTTAACGGAAAGTGCATTTTTTACACCAAATGAAATTGAAGTGGAGGCTATGAAAAAAGATCCGCTTTTTGATTCGATACGGGAAAAGTTAATTGTTACAAAAGGTGATGAAGGGGTGGCGTTTTATGATAAAGGAGCCTTCGATCGTTTTGTGCCGGGGTTTAGTGTAGCTGTAAAAGACACAACCGGTGCTGGAGATACATTTAACGGAGCACTCGCCGCGTCTCTTGGAAGTGGACGACCTATCGAAGAAGCCGTTCACTTTGCGAACGCTGCTGCAGCCCTTTCCGTCACAAA